One region of Clavibacter michiganensis subsp. tessellarius genomic DNA includes:
- a CDS encoding glycine betaine ABC transporter substrate-binding protein yields the protein MPLLPRSRRRRRMLAAPALAVAALATLTGCGLQPATAYVPDAAPGSIRPLDLPPGASLTVTSKNFTEQLILGKIAVIAAKAAGFQVTDETNVPGSVPARELMTSHGADMTWEYTGTAWLSYLGEKSGIPDQRAQYEAVRDADAANGLTWLTPAPLNNTYALAMRSEEADRLGITKLSQIADLPVDQRTFCVEAEFNSRSDGLSPLLEAYGIPRGSADGVPDGNVSIFDTGAVYTAADRGTCQFGEVYTTDGRIDKLGLTILQDDLGFFPAYNVAPVLDSATLAEYPGLEDVFDRISPEITDDALRKMNLEVDDQGEEPADVAYRFMVDHGFVTAP from the coding sequence GTGCCGCTCCTCCCCCGATCCCGCCGCCGGCGCCGCATGCTCGCGGCCCCCGCGCTCGCCGTGGCCGCGCTCGCGACCCTCACCGGGTGCGGCCTGCAGCCCGCGACCGCCTACGTGCCGGACGCGGCGCCCGGCTCCATCCGGCCGCTCGACCTGCCGCCGGGCGCATCGCTCACGGTGACGTCGAAGAACTTCACCGAGCAGCTGATCCTCGGCAAGATCGCGGTCATCGCGGCGAAGGCGGCGGGCTTCCAGGTGACGGACGAGACGAACGTGCCCGGCAGCGTGCCCGCGCGCGAGCTCATGACGAGCCATGGTGCCGACATGACGTGGGAGTACACGGGCACGGCCTGGCTCAGCTACCTCGGCGAGAAGTCCGGCATCCCGGACCAGCGCGCCCAGTACGAGGCCGTGCGCGACGCGGATGCGGCGAACGGGCTCACCTGGCTGACCCCCGCGCCGCTCAACAACACGTACGCGCTCGCGATGCGCAGCGAGGAGGCCGACCGGCTCGGCATCACGAAGCTGTCGCAGATCGCGGACCTGCCCGTGGACCAGCGGACGTTCTGCGTGGAGGCGGAGTTCAACTCCCGGAGCGACGGGCTGTCGCCGCTGCTGGAGGCCTACGGCATCCCGCGCGGATCCGCGGACGGCGTGCCCGACGGCAACGTCTCGATCTTCGACACCGGCGCGGTCTACACGGCGGCCGACCGCGGCACCTGCCAGTTCGGCGAGGTCTACACGACGGACGGGCGCATCGACAAGCTGGGCCTCACGATCCTGCAGGACGACCTCGGGTTCTTCCCCGCGTACAACGTGGCGCCCGTGCTCGACAGCGCGACGCTCGCCGAGTACCCGGGGCTCGAGGACGTGTTCGACCGCATCTCCCCCGAGATCACCGACGACGCGCTCCGGAAGATGAACCTGGAGGTGGACGACCAGGGCGAGGAGCCCGCGGACGTCGCCTACCGCTTCATGGTCGACCACGGCTTCGTGACCGCGCCGTAG